One genomic segment of Occultella kanbiaonis includes these proteins:
- a CDS encoding formylglycine-generating enzyme family protein yields MFAPAPPDLVEVTPGSVTLHDRRTSTRWQVDVTAHLLGRTPVTQAQYRAVLGASPSAATGDDLPVETVSWLDAVRFCNALSMREHLEPAYTIDDEVTSAVGSTGYRLPTEAEWEHACRAGTTGPRYGELDEIAWYAGNSGERPHRVATRAPNAWGLHDMLGNVWEWCFERYDPDVYGDYRVLRGGGWSDPEWSVRAGVRRRSHPTFAIEDVGFRLARSLP; encoded by the coding sequence GTGTTCGCCCCAGCACCACCGGACCTGGTCGAGGTGACGCCCGGTTCCGTGACGCTGCACGACCGGCGCACCTCCACGCGGTGGCAGGTCGACGTCACCGCACATCTGCTCGGACGGACACCCGTCACCCAGGCGCAGTACCGCGCCGTGCTCGGCGCCTCCCCGAGTGCCGCGACCGGAGACGATCTCCCGGTGGAGACCGTCTCCTGGCTCGACGCCGTGCGGTTCTGCAACGCGCTGTCGATGCGTGAGCACCTCGAGCCGGCCTACACGATCGACGACGAGGTGACCTCCGCCGTCGGGAGTACCGGCTACCGGCTCCCCACGGAGGCGGAATGGGAGCATGCCTGCCGGGCCGGCACCACCGGACCGCGCTACGGCGAGCTCGACGAGATCGCTTGGTACGCCGGGAACTCGGGGGAGCGGCCGCACCGGGTCGCCACCCGGGCGCCGAACGCGTGGGGGCTGCACGACATGCTCGGCAACGTCTGGGAATGGTGCTTCGAGCGCTACGACCCGGACGTCTACGGGGACTATCGGGTGTTGCGCGGCGGCGGTTGGAGCGACCCGGAGTGGAGCGTGCGGGCCGGGGTCCGTAGACGCAGTCACCCGACCTTCGCCATCGAGGACGTCGGGTTCCGGCTGGCCCGGTCGCTGCCCTGA